The Carcharodon carcharias isolate sCarCar2 chromosome 2, sCarCar2.pri, whole genome shotgun sequence genomic sequence GGCCCAATAAAGGCAAATGTTGAAAACCTGAGTGCCAAGACTTTTTTTTTAGTTGAAGGGGAGAGTCAAGGAGGGAGTGAAAAACAGGACCCCTTGATAAATTAAAATCATAAAGCATTGGATTAGATTTCTACAGTATATGTGTACACAGCCTGCATGGTGCCTACCCAGCAAGCTGCAAACTGGGGAATGAACACGCTAGTGTGGATGAAAGCAGAAAATATGCAATCTTATAGGAAGCAAAACATAAAGCATTCTAAGTGGATGTCATATGCAATGATAATTCACACCAAGGAAAGAGTTAGTGTAGAGGTAGCCTAGTTCAAATAGTGAATGAACATACCTCAGGAGTGCCAAACCAGATGTCCCTCAAGTGATCTGAAATGGCCTTAGCAGCCGACATAGCACTAGAGAGTTTCCGTGCCTTAATCACTGCAGCACCACGATTCTGCACAGTCTGTCAGTAGAGAGAAAGGAGTGGGTTTATCAGTTTACCAGGTCGCTTGCAGTATCAGCAACAGTATCAGGGGGCAAAAGGTTACTGACTTTCTCAACTTTCTTTCCCAAGGACATTGACTGTTTCACTGGGGTGTGGTTCTAATGGCATTACTGATACACCACAGTGCCTACTACAAGAAACTAAATACATCTAAGTCAGtgcacaagagataaaacaaacagatggaaacagataAATACATTGAAAAGCACCGTCGATTGAAAATAAGCACATCTGAGGAAATAATTTTACACAACACATTTCTGaactgcatttttttaaaaatggaaaacaaggaagttCAAGTCTAACCAGTGCTGTTGGAGTCAAGGGCACAAATGTACTTTAAATTATAATCAACATGTATAATGGACACCATCTTGTTACATGATGTGACATTTACTGCACCTGGATTATAAAATACATGAAGGCAACAAATTGTGCAAATCTGGTGCTCTATTTAAAACCAAAATACAAAGTTtgtgccaccaaatgcttttGAACAGAAGGATAATTTTGCTGTTTTACAACCGTTCCTCTTTTTGCATGCAGACTGGGAAGACTATTGCAGCATTTATTCGTATAGCATTCAACAGACAGAACAAATTTCAGCCCCCGTTGAGTCCCAAAATCTGATTCAGAATGAAAAGTAAACACTTTGCTGGCATTGCTCAATAAATTTACAGCGCTCCTGCTAATGATATTTTTAACATTCTTTGCCCAAGAGGACACATGGTCTCTGTTACACTGCATGTGTTTAGAATCCAAACATAACATTCCTTTCCTCTATTTAATTCCAACTTTTTAACTAAGTTACATACAAGCATAAGTCAAGAGCAatcaaaatgaaacaaaaacagaaaatgcttgaaatactgaACAAGTCagccagcatctgtggggagaaacagagttaacatttcaggttgagatggcccttcatcagaacagttcCTGATCTGAGtgttggctctgtttctctctataaatgttgcctggcctggctgagtatttccagcatttttgatattgcttcagatttccagcatcggcagtattttgcttttgtaatcaaTATATTTTTATACCATTGATTATACATGCATCACCTTCTCTTTTGCAAACAGAATATTAAAAACGTCAAATCAAGAAGCTTTCAATGGGTCTGTAAAGGGGTAGGCTTTTTAAATAACCCTCAAATCCTCAGTCTGAACAAGTGACTGAGATTAATCACTGACCTCTGAAAAACACAGCAGGAATATTGTACTGAACGACCCAGGTTTAggattttataaattaaatattaTTTTGGGCTTCTCAAAGGCAAGTTTATCCAGAGTGATTGATCCACAGAGTAGGATAGCAGCCAATTTGGACCCCATTTTATACTGAGTTACCTGTGCTAGGCAGAGTGTTATATATTCACCTGAGTGACACTTGGCAAAAgtttgtgtgggagaagacagaacAGGTTTCAGTTGCTGCAACCTATGCCAATAGCCTGCTGAATCTTACTATCAAATACAAGAATGTCCACTTTAGGGAAGGTATGGCAGGATGAAGTTTATGCAGTGTAATCCAATAAGGAATCAACACCTTGCTCTACACAAAATAACCAATTTAAAATCCACAGCGTTATCAGTTTTGTAAGTAAATTGGAGAAGGCAAACATATACATTTTAAAAGCTACAACGGAAACTGAACTTAGAAGGAACTGATGCCAATTCTGTTCTCTAATTGCTATAGTATTTATTGGTATTCCTTATAAATAAATACAAATATTCATGAAGATCAATAAGGAAGATACTTACAGTGATAAAATCACCCCGCAGCCAGCTATCATCCTTAACAGCATCAAGGACACTCATCTGCTTTCCTTTAACTTTTACGACAGCATGACTAACATCTGGATATTGAGTAGAAGAATGATTGCCCCAGATGATAACATTCTTTACATCATTAGAAGGCACGCCCAACCTGTATGCAATCTAAAAAAGATAAAGCTTAATTTGTAATACATTCAGTTGAAGAAAAACAGAGTTTGCTTAAATAAACAGGAGAATAAAATAACGTTGCAACCTTTCAAAGTATCGATCAGACTATTTGCTCTAAATTCACAATTTCTGTCCACCTTTTTGGAAACTTACAAACTGTTCCACTAATACTTTCAATCAAATCATTGAGATCTTGGACATCAATTCAGCATTCAAACACAAATACCAATTTCATACTTAAGCAGAAAAACTACACAATTAAAGGCGTGCCTGTTTTTTTGCTGTTGTCCTAAACAGCAGAGATAAATCTCAAGATCAGGACTTAAGTCAACTGAATTTTGGCAAGTTGTAGAACGAAGGCTCCCTCTCCCCAAGCTTAGCTCATCAAGAAGCTGTAATTTAAAGCTGATTCTATAAATACCTGAGCTTTTGCTCGGTTATGATCCAAACGAGTCAAGCAAGAGAAGTTCTCTTTCGGAATCGATGGCGCACACTTAATTGCAGTCAAACAATTGGTATTAGCTGGGTTTCCCACAACAAGAACCTGCAAgaaataatttgttttttttttacaaccatACCAGAAAGAGAATCCAGTAATATTGGCAGTAACCACATTTTTAGTCACCTCAGGTCAAATGTGACATTTAAATAGTGTATATTTAGGCAAAATATATGAGCAGGGAAGGATTTGCAAGTTGTTTGCAATTGCATTATAATGACCCCATTGCCTGTAAATAGAGATGTAAGTTTTTGGTTTGCATAACTCTGCTACCTTGCTGTATGCCCATGGCCTGACCTACTTTCAGTAGCAGCGCTTGATAGCAACACATTCAATAGGAGGACTGCATGGCCATGCTCTTATCCCCCTAGAGTATCACGGACAGTCAGGATATTAATCCATGCCAAGCCAGGAAAGCAAACCAACTCCTGGTAATGAAGACAAAAGTTCTAGGTTATGCTCCTTTCAGAAATAGACTGTGATTATATCAAATGTTTTATATTTGGTGGAAATGTTTTTGGTGGAAGCCAGTTTTTCTCAGTAATATTTTAGAAACATTTCTTTAATGTATTATAATTTCATGCCTTTGAACAACCTTAATGCAGTAAAAGGTAcgataaagcttttaaaaaagaaTCTTACATTTCCTAACATTGCAAAGGAAACAGGATGAGTATTATTACTAGATATAGAATGGTATCCAATTAGGCATAACAAATCAGGTGTTCCTGGCATATCAAATCAACTGGAAGGTTAAACTGAATGAAGGCTTAGACAGCACACGTTCATGTAAGTTTGCAGTGCCCGAAATTCAACCATAAACAAAATCTGCAAGGTAACAGACTTATTTTTCCAATGTGTACAAATAGTTTTAGCTGCATTTTCATAAGCATGTAAACAGAGTTGCATGTTTTCTATGGAATTTTGCTCACATTTCATACCTACCCATTTTCAAAAAGGAGAACATTTCACAAGTTTAGACAATTTGCAAAAAATTGGATGCAACATAAGTAATGTCAGTGGGGGATGATAGAAAAACTGGGCATGGGAGTTGCTTTCTAAGTGAGCATATTGTTAGGAAAtaagagatagtttaagtaagttacatgtgtatttgggtgtgttaagGATAAAGTATATCTTTCAGTTTAAgttttattttttctatttttgggtgttaggaatgagttttagttttaaagtttaagttCGATTTATATTTGTGTTAAAAGGTCAAGCTGAATTTTGGTTTTACTCTAAAAAGgtgggatctagtttcatttttagTGGAAACAGCAGGTCTAAAGCTGTTTgtatgcctgcatttctaatgaggtttttacGACAGGGGTTCAGAAAGACAGGATCTGCTCACACAAAGAAAAAACAGCAGTTTGAGGGTATTTGAAAACAGCTGCCAGGGAGGGACTGAAGCAGAGGGGCAGATAGCAAGTTccaaactgaagttgaagccTGGACTTCAGAGAGAGTGGACATTGGGAGGGGTTGCTGCAGagtgagagcagatttcccaaaagaactgaaAGGTCCCAAGGTCAAGGAGTTTgacagaaacaggagaaagtcccaagaagaccttctggtcaaaggaaggacaggaacctggaaaaggtcctgttaagtgaagttaaaagtgaggagcagaggaatgCTTCAAGCTTAAAAGGGAGAAGGCTACAGGGTCAAAGCgatataaaggcttgtgagacgtcagaaggtccaaagagaactgaaggtctgtaactctttgctacgggcatgtgaagcagtggtgtactgttgatggctgagtcagtgagtctgcatggaagaaagcttgaatgcatgtggtgacccaggggagaggaacatcgatAGGAGAGTTTGAAAACCTGGagatgaacccttgcagaaggtgtcTAAGGAAAAGCGTTGGTTtaggagaaaattccaaagcaaattcttggagtggagattggaaaccctcgtgtgaaaggcagagttcagtgagactgattggctcgCGGTGTGACAAGTGCCTGGGGGAGAGTTGAAGAGAGATGCATAGCATCTGTCTGaggtagcatctgtcacttggtttcagagtgtggtgtgtctgaccacaggttgccaattggtttacatggactgtgtacttgctGTGAATATTAGCgtgtaagatagcttttgtaacttgagctatctttacaaatctgtatatatctgcaaaggtataattgtgggtgaaggagtattgtaatataattcatcttttcttgttaaataaacattttattcttatgttaaaagttcatcagctgatttctgcgactctgttcagtagccactctccacgtttctgaacaaaaaataaaagttaggatctctcaagccaggttccaccctgagatacggcttgtccagtagtaacatcagctgggatcataataatGTGTTCAGGCACAGCCATGTAGCATAAATAAGAGCAGAAAGCCTTAGGTcaatttcagaaaaaaaaatctggtgcCTTCCTTTCCAACCCCTCGAGGTGCTCTAGGAGACCACAGATAATCCCCAGCAATCCAACTATCTTCTCTATATGGATATGTTAGCCACTCCCAGGAACTCATCCAGACCCCTGAGTGTTTGCAGTGACTCCACACTCACTGTGCGGGTGGCAACTTGTTCAGGCCTGCATCTGCAAAAAGAGACTCCTAACAGTTGACatattctttgcttttgtacttgtGTCCCCCAGTCTCCCCTCATCTATTTAGCTCAAATAACCTATCCACTTCAGCCGAGTCTAATGCTtcattttttaaagctttttattAAATCTCTACAAAGTTTTCACATTTCTAAAATTAAAAAGATCAGAAGTTTCTAGCTCTCCACCTCCTTCAAAGCACTCTTTAAAATTAcctctttttgaccaagcttttggttacctgcactggtatctccttatgtggctccggGTCAAGTTTCATTTGATAATTGCTACAGTGAAGCCTCTTGAGGTGTTTCGTTATACTAAGCATGCCACATAAATGCAAACTGAAGCTATCCCAATAACTAATGGTCTTTAAACTAAGTATGAATATATTGGGCCCTCCTCTGAACTTTGTGTAAACATTGTATGTTACTCACCGTGTGAGGGAAACTTGACAGCATTTTAGATGTGAGCTGACTAAGCTCTTATACAGAGAAAAGATAGTATTGTTTttaattaacttaatttaatttttaatggtattagtgtttgacctgatgacatgaCACTTTATGGGGTCCAGGGTCAATGTTGaaaattcccagggcaactccctcccgactgtataccactgtgccaccacttctgctgggtctatcctgccggtgggacaagacgtacccagggatggtgatggtggtgtctgggatattatctgcaaaaatatgattccatgagtatgactatgtcaggctgttgcttgactagtctgtgagacagctctcccaatttgagCACAAGCCCCCCAAGATGCTagtaaggaggactctgcagggttgacagggctgagttcaccattgttgtttctggtgcctaggtatATGCTGTgcggtccatctggtttcattccttattgtagactttgtagtggtttgatacaaccgagtggcttgctagatcatttcggagtcaacaacagtgctgtgggtctggagtcacatgtaggccagaccaggtaaggactgcagatttccttccctaaaagacattagtgaaccagatgggtttttacaacaatcgacaacggTTTTGTGGTAACTACTACCGAGactaggttttaaaaaaaaaattccagatttattaactgaatttaaattccaccagctgtcatggtgggattcaaacctgtgcCCCTAGAGCATTAgactgggcctttggattactggtccagtgaaatTACCACTGCGCCGTCGCCTCCCCTCATGTCCCTACTTATTACAGTTAAGAATAATGTCACAGGTCAACATCAAATTGCGTCTGCCAATGACAGGACCAATTATCCCAAATCCTTCGGAACCAAGCATCATCTATAGAGAGAGTAAAacataattaacatttcaagtcaatgacctgattcttctgatgaaaagtcactgACCAAAAATATtatctgtttctttctctgcagatgcttgccagacctgctgagtatttccaaaattatctgtttttatttcagaattccagcatttgcagcattttatttttgtgcTCTGGCCCCGGTTACATTATTTCTTATTATTTGTCTCGTCTCctatttattatttaaaaaaaaaacccttagcATATTTTGCTTACAAAAGTAATCCAATTCATTCATCCCAAAAGTAATCCAAGGAACTCTACTCACAATTTTATCCTAGTCTGTTTATCCTAGTCCCAATTATCAGCCTTGTTTTTAAGCAAATTATCTATTCATAGCAATTATTTACCATATCTTTGTTACTCTTTTACCTTTTCTATCAAAAACTTTCAGAAGAATCGAAGTGTATAACACTGTAGTGTCTCTCCTTCCTTTAACAAGACATATTTTccaaatagaaaagcaaaatactgcagatgctggaaatctgaaataaaaacaaatgctctgatgaaaggtcatcaagctgaaaagttaactgtttctctcttcacagatgctgcctgatctgctgagtattttccagcattttctttttactTTCCAAATGTTCATCCACTAGATCTCTGTATAAATACAATGATTTTTCCTacagttgatgtggtttataaTTCCCAGAGTGACTTTTGTTTAGCAGGATTCTTTATTTAGCCACTTGCCGTTCCTTAGGGATCTTCCCTGAATTTGGAAAGATTACAAAAAAAATGTTGAGAAGATTTATCAGTCCCAATCAAATGTGTGGCTGCAAATTCTACATGAAGATGGTGCACTTCAAACCAAAGCGTTTGATACCTTGACTGTCTTCTTGGCCAGCTTGTCTAAAGCATACCCCTGGGATTTGAATATCTTGGAATTCGCTTGGAGCAGGTCTTTCCTTTCCATGCCCTCCCGTCTTGGCATAGAGCCCACCAGAATCGCCACATCAATGTCCTTGAAAGCTTCCTCCTCTTTGTCAGTTGAAATGACCTCTGCAGGAAACAGGCATAAGTTAAGAGCAATCTAATTACTATGTTCAAGTGGGTTTATtcttaaaaaaatcaaaatcaaCTCCCCTAGTGGCACTCCTAGTTTAGAATAGCATTGAGCGCTACCTAGATTCAGATCTTTAAGAGTTGAGTGCTTGGTTAAGAGAAGAGAGACAAACTAATTTCCCTCTCAGAAAACCTTTCTGTATCCAATGCCAGGCAGGGGTAGGTAATTTGATGTTCCCCTGGGTGTAGTCAATACTGCTTTTTTTGTGGACTTCTAGCAGACAATGTTGAGCAGAGGAGAGCAGCTTACAGTTTCCTCTTCACTTACAGCAAGGAACTGAGATATTTCCAGAACTGACAAGGCCAAGGCTTAAAGTCAGTTGAGACTCTTTATTTGCATCTCAGGTGAGAAGTGGGGAAGGTTCGACATCTATTGTTTCCAACAATATGGCTCTCCTTTCAGAAGGTATGGAAttattttcattcatgggatgtggatttcgctggctgggctagcatttattacccatccctagttgcctttgaggtggtggtggtgagctaccttcttgaaccagtgcagtcccgaggtgtaggtacacccacagtgctgttagggagttctaggattttgatccagcgac encodes the following:
- the LOC121275281 gene encoding malate dehydrogenase, cytoplasmic-like — its product is MAEPIKVLVTGAAGQIAYSLLYTIVKGDVFGKDQPLILVLLDITPMLPVLEGVVMEICDCALPLVREVISTDKEEEAFKDIDVAILVGSMPRREGMERKDLLQANSKIFKSQGYALDKLAKKTVKVLVVGNPANTNCLTAIKCAPSIPKENFSCLTRLDHNRAKAQIAYRLGVPSNDVKNVIIWGNHSSTQYPDVSHAVVKVKGKQMSVLDAVKDDSWLRGDFITTVQNRGAAVIKARKLSSAMSAAKAISDHLRDIWFGTPEGEWVSMGVISDGNPYNIPNDLVYSFPVQIKNKAWSIVECLKINDFSCEKMKATAKELTEEKETASEFLSSA